Within the Glycine soja cultivar W05 chromosome 3, ASM419377v2, whole genome shotgun sequence genome, the region TTGGGCTTTGGCTCCTCTTTTCTACTCCTATTCAAAAGACTCATGAATGAAAAACTTGTCTCCAACTTTTTGGGACCGGAACATTTGTGGTCAGGGCCAAACCGGTGCTTCAAGCAATGGTCTTTCAAGCAGTCCCGGCACTTGATTGTGTTGGAGAATACTAAGACCTCTTTGCATCCAGGGGCAGggcattttctcttctttgtgaTTTTCTCGTAGTTTGATGGGTCACAATCAACGTTAACATGGTTGTCCCATGTTATGTTTGGGTCTTGATCTGGAATGAGGCGAACTCCTTTGGCACAAAGAGGGCATATGGCAACTGTGACATCATGTTTGTTGGCCTTTGTGCATTTATGTTTAATATAACCTCGGTGCTCCAAACAATATATCTGCAATAAATTGAGCAGATAAAGTTAGATTAGATCAATCCAAGAGCTCATAAATTGAAAACGAGAATAGTATTCCACAGTTCCATACTGGGACAAAATCAGTACTCAAGATTTGAAATGCAGTAAACACGAGAAGTCAAAATGCTTATCAAAGTAGTTCATTAGTTTACCTTTATGCTCTGCTTGGCAGAGATGatgaaattaaaagagaaatatttgaattaaaataacaaaataagagGTGTAAGGCCTAAGTGAAACTCAcactatttttctctatttcccTCCTCCTCCCCTCTATTTTCCCCTTACCAAACATAGTTCTGTTATTCAATATCACACCTGAGAAGAAACTATCAGTTTTTAGCATACAACTTCAATATCCATGTTTGTTCAAACTTTATAATTCCTTTtcttataaattgagtttgaacCTAACTGAGCCTTAAGGATTATCTTACTTATATCTACAATTCTAGTTATATCACTAATCAACAATTTAGTCATATCACTAGTCATGTGAGATTTCTAACGCATTTCTTACGTGTGAACATCTCAAACATTACAAGTTGTTTGAtaacaattacaaaaataagtTCTGCTATTGTCTTAGAATTTGAGCTTGTGTCTAATCAACCCAAAAACTTAGGACGGAGATTGTtattcacttatatatattattttattagctaGTTAGTTAATGTGAATTCTCCAACACCTTCACGTGTTCTCTTTTGTAGAAAAAAacacctttttttcttttatggaaCAATCACCCTGCCTGAGGGGGAAAAAAAAACGAGAGAGAGAAAGACGCTGCCTAATTTTACTAGGGATTTTCAATACAATAACGTTTGTGTtgggaaaaaggtggaaaataTAACGAAGATAACGTGGAAGGCAAGAGCAATGCACATGGAATAGAATGCAATGGCATAAACAAATAGCTACACTATAattaatcaaaaggaaagagagaaaattgaaaagaaaccTGATTACAGCGATCGCATGTGAAGGGCAAGAAATCAAGCTGCTTGCAACAAGAAACAGAGCAATGCTTGCCGAGATCAGGGAATTCCGGAGTCCCCATCGGAATTAAGCTTTAGACGACAGACACAGAGGAGAGAAAACgaattctctccctctctctcttccttcaggAATTGGAAAATGCCAATGTTAAGTTGCGAGGATATAgcgaggaaaagaaagagatgaCCCAACTAACCAGAATTCCAGGACCAAAGGGAGGGAAGGAGGGAATCGTCCCCTCTAAAAGTCACCTAATGATATAATTTAAGCTTGTTTATTAAttccaataatataataattaattagattaaacttatgttttaaagaaattaatgttatttgaatttatgctttaGAGTTATGCAATGGACATGTTTGAAAGAGTTTAATTCTCATTGAATTGTTgggtattttatatttttctttcttttattaaacaaaaaaaatatgtatttttagttttttaatattcatGGATATCTATGAGTAATTGAGAGGTAGGCAAGAACATATATTAGTTCCTAGGACGGGTAATAGTTAGCTATTACCTGTGTCCGATGTCATTCTTACCTTAAGTGCATTAACTTGATTGGTTAATGAAATTTCACAAAACACTTTACACATAATAATTTTGACTGAtgtaatattcacaaaatattcttGTTATCTATGTGATTGTTATGTGTTAACTAGAGTTTTAAAACTTGAATCAGATCAAACTGACAATCTAGTCAAAAATCAAATTAGTGACCAAATCGATTatgtttttagattaaaaaaaatacaaataacatGTGATGACAACTTTGACCTAATCCTAACCTAGTCAAGACTTACAACTCCCATTTAAGCCTTTCCAACCAttacatatttttgaaataataattatttttaattttgggacATGATTTTAAACTCACAATCCAATTgatattcaaagaaaaaatgatcATAACACATAATGATAATTACATGAAAAATGAGTCTAATGaacaataaaaaacataatttttttaatatcatatttttttattatttgtgactaatttttttgtgatttttatcatgtttgttctctctttttgtTTGAGTATCAATTAAGtaacataactttttttttgttgttacaaaaaaataataaaataattttatgtgaaTGAATCTAATTGAATAACTTTCATGTCTTaaatcagtaaaaaaataagttcaAAATCATGTTCAAAAATTCGAAACAATCACTATtttgaacaataaaataattcaacccaaatttaaaagataaataactaaaatattttttttaaaaaaaagaccgaaatgaatttaaaaaatgagataaaaggtcaaaaaaaatactttagacTTAAAAAAGAAACCTACTTGACATAAAAAaaccaatttatttctaaaatgatATAGCCTCCATCCTCACTCACTACTATAATCATATCCTAAGTATGGAAGCAACATGCGtcatatcataatttaaaaaccgCAAAGTGGCTAATCCCAATGTCTCCATTCTCAAAACTGCCTCTAATCTAAGCCATATAAACAATCAACGTGCACATACTAACGCCTGAAACAGTGACAGGTACAATAATACAAGTGTCATCTACAATACCCCCTTAGAAAAAGGGAATTACATTtacccaaaaaaacaaaaatgaaaatgggTATTACAGAGAACAAAAtatacttctttttttaatattaaaaacactGCATCTTTATCTTGATACTACCACAAATATTTCTCATTTTAGCAAATTAGGATGGTCCATGGTCCAAGCTCTAGAGGTGGCAGATGATAAGGATGTGGTGTCTGATGAGTCACATTGAAGGATgtcagcggtaaagttgtgccttggtgacttgttggtcatgggttcgaatccggaaacagcctctttgcatatgcaagggtaaggctgcgtacaacatccctcccccataccttcgcatagcgaagagcctctgagcaatggggtacgaagtaaGAAGTAAGTAAATGAAAAATCTGTCAAAAAAAGCAgaccaacaaaaaagaaattcaacATTATAACATAAAAGGACCAAAGCAACAAAGACAAAAATGACATGTATTCATAACCATTGGAATCC harbors:
- the LOC114406727 gene encoding zinc finger AN1 and C2H2 domain-containing stress-associated protein 13-like translates to MGTPEFPDLGKHCSVSCCKQLDFLPFTCDRCNQIYCLEHRGYIKHKCTKANKHDVTVAICPLCAKGVRLIPDQDPNITWDNHVNVDCDPSNYEKITKKRKCPAPGCKEVLVFSNTIKCRDCLKDHCLKHRFGPDHKCSGPKKLETSFSFMSLLNRSRKEEPKPNLTSTAPSKWSSSFLKVASNIRASAQVSMSKLGDEINQVWQAATTRDGVGQSSGSGNRNDHQVEQCPQCGSKFSSVTALVDHVQKVHERNGNRLGVKKIDACPKCSRGFLDPVSLVEHVERDHGGGSRA